In Pochonia chlamydosporia 170 chromosome Unknown PCv3seq00009, whole genome shotgun sequence, a genomic segment contains:
- a CDS encoding glucose dehydrogenase (similar to Cordyceps militaris CM01 XP_006669939.1), with protein sequence MSNTVWDYVVVGGGLAGSVVAARLLQLNPLLRILLVEAGPDASDDEGILYADSANLDGGTYDWKYQTVPQKHLGNRRIDLPCGKALGGGSVINYGAWIRGHRVDFDLWGKTVNDNRWTYEGLLPYMKMAENVASATVDSHEHGTDGPVHLQTSVSTSRAYPLRQAVLESWEEVGIQKLPFLDANAGIPLGVGEFYENRRQGRRQIAPVSFPLNGIAIMPNTIVAKILFKKKSAYSQGHVQACGIQLADGTEIHGKEVILSLGAIRTPQLLMLSGIGPANELAKHGIEVMLDAPHVGDNLSDHGRIGTMWKLNPSWSGSALGPGNEIFQQPQYRWGLPLDFVVTTGIQNKAGLAEAIEADEGVAPDPATHPLLNQDRAFNEHLIMYTDGGNGSAITFVLVNLLPTSRGKLTMSTSDINDPPLIDPNYNSTEVDKFVMREGLRLQIKLAGSKFATMGRDILGGELGIPGFEGTLTSASTDEYLNSRVAAGLISSYHPMGTAAMGKVVDADLKVNGVSGLRVVDASVFPSAITGHPQVALYAMALQAAEIIHNQELKSAN encoded by the exons ATGTCGAACACTGTATGGGATTACgtcgttgttggtggaggGCTTGCCGGATccgttgttgctgctcgACTGTTGCAACTGAATCCCCTACTAAGgattcttcttgttgaagcaGGACCAGATGCTAGTGACGATGAAGGCATTCTTTACGCAGATTCAGCAAATCTCGATGGAGGAACTTATGACTGGAAGTATCAGACGGTGCCTCAAAAGCATTTAGGCAATCGAAGGATCGACCTGCCCTGCGGCAAGGCccttggtggtggaagtgTCATTAACTACG GCGCATGGATTCGAGGCCATAGAGTCGACTTTGACCTCTGGGGCAAGACAGTTAACGACAATCGCTGGACATACGAAGGGCTGTTGCCGTACATGAAAATGGCTGAGAACGTCGCCAGCGCCACAGTAGATTCTCATGAGCATGGCACAGACGGCCCTGTACACCTTCAGACATCTGTTTCAACCAGCCGAGCATACCCCCTCAGACAGGCTGTTCTAGAGTCCTGGGAGGAAGTAGGCATTCAGAAGCTGCCCTTTCTAGACGCCAATGCGGGAATTCCGCTTGGAGTTGGCGAATTTTATGAGAATAGACGACAGGGTCGTCGCCAAATCGCTCCAGTATCTTTCCCACTCAACGGCATTGCGATCATGCCTAACACAATAGTCGCCAAGATACTCTTCAAAAAGAAGTCTGCGTACAGTCAGGGGCACGTCCAGGCTTGCGGAATTCAGCTGGCTGATGGGACGGAAATTCATGGCAAGGAAGTAATTTTGTCTTTGGGTGCTATTCGCACGCCTCAGCTGTTAATGCTTTCTGGCATCGGGCCGGCTAATGAGTTGGCCAAACACGGCATTGAGGTTATGCTTGACGCACCTCATGTTGGTGACAACTTGTCGGACCATGGTCGTATCGGTACGATGTGGAAGCTCAACCCTTCTTGGTCCGGATCTGCATTAGGTCCTGGTAATGAAATATTTCAGCAACCACAGTACCGTTGGGGCCTGCCTCTTGACTTTGTCGTGACCACGGGCATCCAGAACAAGGCAGGGCTGGCTGAAGCAATTGAAGCAGACGAAGGAGTCGCACCGGACCCGGCCACGCACCCTCTCCTAAACCAAGACCGTGCCTTCAATGAGCATCTCATTATGTATACGGatggtggcaatggctcGGCAATTACCTTTGTCCTAGTTAACTTGCTGCCGACATCGCGTGGCAAGTTGACCATGTCCACCTCCGATATCAATGACCCGCCACTTATTGACCCAAACTATAATAGTACGGAGGTGGACAAATTTGTTATGCGAGAGGGCCTCCGTCTTCAGATCAAGCTTGCAGGCAGCAAGTTTGCTACGATGGGTCGGGACATCCTTGGTGGCGAGCTGGGAATACCTGGATTTGAAGGGACTCTGACATCCGCTTCGACGGACGAGTACCTGAACTCGCGGGTGGCTGCCGGACTAAT TTCGAGCTATCATCCTATGGGAACGGCTGCAATGGGTAAAGTTGTGGATGCCGATCTTAAAGTCAATGGAGTTTCTGGATTGCGTGTTGTAGATGCATCAGTTTTTCCAAGCGCAATAACTGGTCATCCCCAAGTTGCCTTGTATGCAATGGCACTTCAAGCTGCCGAGATCATTCATAACCAGGAATTGAAATCCGCAAACTGA
- a CDS encoding NmrA family protein (similar to Metarhizium acridum CQMa 102 XP_007814259.1), which produces MKTVLVIGGTGAQGAPVVKALASEAKYAVRVITRNASSKDAIELSTIPGVAIFEGNTYNEPTLREALKDVDYVFANTNGFAIGEMAEIYWGIRIYELCRESEVKHFVYAALEYASKLGNFDPKYRCGHVDGKGKVADYISAQPPTPMAWTVVTSCMYMEGLSEFLQPFPDHEDPSTLVFAAPLGDGKCPLIYLEDYGQYVRWVFDTPSRSSGMHLHVATEDISWKDLAAAFTKVTGRKSIYKDLTLDQYFKLPIFPNPEMAVGHSASGENPTLLTFRENFSGFWNMWKDDLTKRDYDLLDDILPSRVRSVQEWMEKTGYTGKPSSVLKDYRDGVGSRNAAKQ; this is translated from the exons ATGAAAACCGTTTTGGTCATCGGAGGCACAGGCGCCCAAGGCGCACCGGTTGTCAAAG CACTGGCATCCGAAGCCAAGTATGCTGTCCGTGTCATTACAAGAAACGCCTCCTCCAAGGATGCCATCGAATTATCGACCATCCCTGGGGTGGCAATCTTCGAAGGAAATACATACAATGAGCCCACGCTTCGTGAGGCGTTAAAGGACGTAGATTACGTCTTTGCTAATACCAATGGATTTGCCATTGGCGAAATGGCAGAAATCTACTGGGGCATCCGCATATATGAACTTTGTCGGGAATCCGAAGTGAAACACTTCGTTTACGCCGCTCTAGAGTATGCCTCAAAGCTAGGAAATTTCGACCCTAAATACCGTTGTGGTCATGTTGACGGAAAAGGCAAAGTCGCGGACTACATTTCTGCTCAACCGCCTACTCCCATGGCCTGGACTGTCGTAACGTCCTGCATGTACATGGAAGGACTCTCGGAATTTCTCCAACCGTTTCCCGACCATGAAGATCCGAGCACTCTTGTCTTTGCAGCTCCCCTGGGAGACGGTAAATGTCCTCTCATCTATCTTGAAGACTATGGCCAGTACGTTAGATGGGTTTTCGATACACCGTCTCGCAGTAGCGGCATGCACTTACACGTGGCAACGGAGGACATCTCATGGAAGgaccttgctgctgcttttACAAAGGTCACTGGTCGAAAATCAATTTATAAAGACCTAACATTGGACCAATATTTTAAACTGCCAATCTTTCCAAACCCCGAAATGGCGGTTGGTCATTCTGCCAGTGGAGAGAATCCCACACTTCTCACTTTCCGAGAGAACTTTTCGGGCTTTTGGAATATGTGGAAGGACGATTTAACGAAGCGTGATTACGACCTTTTGGATGACATCCTCCCGTCTCGAGTGAGGAGTGTGCAAGAATGGATGGAAAAGACGGGATATACTGGGAAACCATCATCCGTTTTGAAGGACTACCGCGATGGGGTGGGTAGCAGAAATGCTGCCAAGCAGTAA
- a CDS encoding oxidoreductase CipA-like (similar to Metarhizium acridum CQMa 102 XP_007807575.1): MSQGRKIAFIGASGQVGKPTINTLLRQGGHTITALQRQGATSTFPTGVIVKNGNLEDESFLAEALKGQDAVVLMPPISHLAQLQEPAIRAAAKVGVPYVFPSEYGPDPYAGQLIEENGLLIAKKKIRDLIESLGVSSWVSIAIGPWLDDGLKLGLWGIDAKNRKATLWRGANAKANTASIAHTGEALAAVLSLPEADLAKYKNKAAYTPSFHLTQREILEAVQRATGTTDADWDIQSRDVKDVAAEYEAKIKQGDGVAPYTKFFVTHFLDGHGGDFQHKVNAAELAKLENLGLGKETVEEVIKKALV; encoded by the coding sequence ATGTCTCAAGGACGCAAGATTGCATTCATCGGCGCCagcggccaagttggcaaaccGACAatcaacaccctcctccgccaaggCGGCCACACCATCACCGCCCTCCAGCGACAAGGAGCCACCAGCACATTCCCAACCGGAGTCATCGTCAAGAATGGCAATCTTGAAGACGAGTCTTTTCTCGCAGAGGCACTCAAGGGACAAGATGCCGTAGTTCTGATGCCTCCCATTTCTCACCTCGCTCAACTCCAAGAACCAGCCATCCGCGCCGCCGCAAAGGTCGGTGTCCCCTACGTCTTCCCATCTGAATATGGACCCGATCCCTATGCCGGCCAGCTTATCGAAGAAAACGGACTTCTCATCGCCAAAAAGAAGATTCGCGATCTCATCGAAAGTCTCGGAGTGAGCAGCTGGgtttccatcgccatcggCCCATGGCTCGACGACGGCCTCAAATTGGGACTCTGGGGCATCGACGCCAAAAACCGCAAAGCTACCTTGTGGCGCGGCGCGAATGCCAAGGCCAACACGGCGAGCATCGCTCACACTGGCGAAGCCCTTGCTGCTGTGTTGAGCCTTCCAGAGGCCGATCTGGCAAAGTACAAGAACAAAGCTGCCTACACGCCATCATTCCACTTGACCCAGCGTGAAATCTTGGAGGCTGTCCAGCGGGCAACGGGTACAACGGACGCAGACTGGGACATCCAGTCGCGGGATGTGAAGGATGTGGCTGCGGAGTATGAGGCAAAGATCAAGCAAGGTGATGGCGTGGCGCCTTACACAAAGTTCTTCGTCACGCACTTTTTGGACGGCCATGGTGGAGACTTTCAGCACAAGGTGAATGCTGCGGAATTGGCTAAGCTTGAGAATTTGGGACTAGGTAAGGAGACTGTGGAGGAGGTTATCAAGAAGGCTCTGGTGTAA
- a CDS encoding beta-lactamase family protein (similar to Neosartorya fischeri NRRL 181 XP_001259932.1), with product MKFTDKTHQSLSDIVDKAVAGDDAIPGTTVVVVSKDGSELFVKSAGKRGVSTNEPMTPDNIFWIASCTKMLTGLACMQLVEKGVLKLDDASQTEGFCPEWRDLKVLTSDGQLTEKKNGITLRMLLTHTAGFGYAFFNERLRDWGYPAGINEFSGDFDDIIQPLVFQPGEGWEYGTNIDWAGIVLERATGMSLNGYIQEHICKPLGLENVNMFPNENMKKHLAYMHQRAPNGKLSPRDHLLRRPLTVTSDEDKKAILNSGGAGMFAKPQEYARVLAVLLNDGTCPRTGAKLLEKSTVDEMFTNQIHKFPQFGRQGIPASKPDLTHPLPDLYPSPGNPPQGWGLSFMLNGGQTGRSETTGWWAGLANLFWWVDREKGVGGMVCTQILPFGDPRVLGLWVEVEAGVYQGLNSATGD from the exons ATGAAATTCACCGACAAAACCCACCAAAGTCTCAGTGATATTGTAGACAAAGCCGTTGCCGGAGATGATGCCATTCCAGGAACTACAGTCGTTGTCGTCAGCAAAGACGGCTCCGAACTCTTCGTCAAGTCGGCTGGCAAGCGGGGAGTTTCAACAAATGAGCCAATGACCCCAGACAATATCTTCTGGATTGCTTCTTGCACAAAAATGCTAACCGGACTGGCGTGCATGCAACTCGTTGAAAAGGGTGTCTTGAAGCTTGACGATGCGTCGCAAACCGAGGGCTTTTGCCCAGAATGGCGGGATCTTAAGGTTCTCACATCGGACGGCCAGTTGACAGAGAAAAAGAACGGCATCACCCTGCGGATGTTGTTGACACATACTGCTGGGTTCGGATACGCATTTTTTAATGAACGACTGCGTGATTGGGGGTATCCGGCTGGCATAAATGAGTTTTCTGGTGATTTTGATGACATTATCCAACCGCTTGTGTTTCAGCCCGGTGAGGGATGGGAATATGGA ACAAACATCGATTGGGCGGGCATTGTGCTTGAAAGAGCTACGGGCATGTCTCTGAACGGCTACATACAGGAACATATCTGCAAACCCCTGGGCCTTGAAAATGTAAACATGTTTCCAAATGAAAACATGAAGAAGCACCTTGCGTACATGCATCAAAGAGCACCAAATGGAAAGTTGTCTCCTCGCGATCATCTTCTTCGGAGGCCATTAACAGTCACATCCgatgaggacaagaaggctATTCTCAAcagtggtggtgctggcatgTTTGCCAAACCTCAAGAATATGCTC GCGTTTTGGCCGTCTTACTCAATGATGGGACCTGCCCACGCACTGGGGCAAAGTTGCTTGAAAAATCGACGGTCGACGAAATGTTTACCAACCAAATCCACAAGTTCCCCCAGTTCGGACGACAAGGTATCCCCGCGTCAAAACCTGACCTCACACACCCTCTACCTGATTTATACCCAAGCCCGGGAAATCCACCACAAGGATGGGGGTTGAGTTTCATGCTCAATGGCGGACAGACTGGCAGATCTGAGACCACGGGTTGGtgggctgggctggcgaATCTGTTTTGGTGGGTGGACAGGGAGAAGGGGGTTGGCGGTATGGTTTGCACGCAAATTCTGCCATTTGGTGACCCGAGAGTACTTGGGCTGTGGGTTGAGGTGGAAGCTGGTGTGTATCAAGGGTTGAATTCTGCTACAGGTGACTAG
- a CDS encoding 3-oxo-5-alpha-steroid 4-dehydrogenase protein (similar to Eutypa lata UCREL1 XP_007796571.1): MLSLLVAVFALCKAIYAQTPTETAPLIINQGPTNRCWSWYAEPSDYGSPPDKETNCYGDNMYGRFNLATYGWRYPNDYQKSPGYDGSVTGANGSPLTISLTNNAKNANCTGVEINLSYDYPTAALYANVSDTDLSQYDSVIIEYDAYVKSATISQSECSCLENGKASCPSWWKSQFTTDILFYQGPNKDFNVISVRNFDPQNNGNSYFNAAGGHRYQYSDHQIQPVSGTRAHVRLDAKHLIASYSSQLCQGGSTNGPIFLRSIQFVSIATGADMTVEIQNVKANAFKYKPGTFTSSAVPPGCTPTNCPSQPSDPKSSCASWVPQATGAPTSSNKLYDQCGGKTWTGSTSCPSGAACKIQNEYYSQCLPV, from the exons ATGTTAAGCCTACTTGTTGCCGTATTTGCCTTGTGCAAAGCAATCTATGCCCAAACACCTACTGAGACCGCACCCCTTATCATCAACCAAGGCCCAACCAACAGATGCTGGAGCTGGTACGCCGAGCCAAGCGACTATGGCTCACCTCCAGACAAAGAAACCAACTGCTACGGTGATAACATGTACGGGAGGTTTAATCTAGCCACATATGGATGGCGGTACCCGAACGACTACCAGAAGTCACCAGGTTATGATGGCTCTGTGACAGGCGCAAACGGATCACCGCTCACTATATCGCTAACGAACAATGCGAAGAACGCCAATTGTACAGGTGTTGAGATCAATCTCAGTTATGACTATCCAACCGCGGCATTGTACGCCAATGTGAGCGATACAGACCTCTCTCAATACGATTCGGTTATCATCGAGTACGACGCCTACGTTAAATCTGCTACTATCTCGCAGTCAGAATGCAGCTGTTTAGAAAACGGTAAGGCATCGTGCCCAAGCTGGTGGAAGTCGCAGTTCACGACAGATATTCTGTTTTACCAAGGCCCTAATAAGGATTTCAATGTCATTTCTGTTCGGAATTTCGACCCGCAAAATAATGGCAACTCGTACTTTAATGCAGCTGGCGGACATCGCTACCAATATAGCGATCATCAGATCCAGCCCGTTTCTGGGACCAGGGCACATGTCCGGCTCGATGCAAAGCATTTGATCGCATCCTATAGTAGCCAGTTATGTCAAGGAGGTTCAACCAATGGGCCGATCTTCTTGCGAAGCATTCAATTTGTTTCTATTGCCACTGGGGCGGACATGACGGTTGAGATCCAGaatgtcaaggccaacgCTTTCAAATATAAACCCGGCACCTTCACGTCTTCCGCTGTCCCACCAGGGTGTACGCCAACCAATTGTCCAAGTCAGCCAAGTGATCCGAAGAGCTCGTGTGCATCATGGGTCCCTCAGGCCACAGGGGCTCCAACGTCGAGCAACAAGTTGTATGATCAATGTGGGGGAAAGACTTGGACTGGGTCGACGAGTTGTCCGAGCGGAGCGGCATGCAAGATTCAAAATGAGT ATTATTCACAGTGCCTTCCTGTTTAG